From one Planococcus citri chromosome 3, ihPlaCitr1.1, whole genome shotgun sequence genomic stretch:
- the LOC135840681 gene encoding IQ motif and ubiquitin-like domain-containing protein, with translation MIQQPNEDRSWSSEKWSPKEDSSVAESCQMNVVETEYSDYSDYSFSEPHSGNETCKQDNSEHDSFHENYSSEETVTVKFHINYENKTDELFTKAFNRNATVMTIKSELKSLLQIPQHHIISIQKDDRELNDDISLAKLGVPILGSVELHVRLTRVSSCKLDRDLIYGHMPTLDVITVRVQQNKNFVKHLVVEIEDERCEKPWLGGYRHRITRVEYHHAQTQTYSLKPRDADSNYVSRFTQAVSTKTQQTNTLIDKGVQITPQMFSIPSQTDRIITADSSQRPASSQTEPEYTSQLYLDKESEQDDEQEHSETGENTTTSVEINPLRMLRPLRDEIEKWNATQNALLNNSPKDRETATQRTQIINQTVKFLNRLNQFKTKLFQAQSSGQNLLFDKYTKSNTFTSTTGSKISIQTVFNQQAKTLKDLYMKYNNDTIKGVDKIRVIQDLINFFKGTLSKSKFSSEIVMLLEEQIDLLSRGLDTTNSLQCRVHQRIGHFLQYGGSDPNDDYEDSNFQIRYQLHQGTNALSTHNLDVYWHLLSHLRNDEIQIFKCFTSVCFKMRPVEFAYLVHKIWQDTPITQNDNNSSQTDQWIMTRWNVREEWTPWNCVLLTKPYFTSHLKADNVECYYDASVLSSVKNNHLKSKMYFQKLIKMQIV, from the coding sequence ATGATCCAACAACCCAACGAAGATAGATCCTGGTCATCGGAAAAATGGTCACCGAAGGAAGACTCGAGCGTAGCTGAAAGTTGTCAAATGAACGTAGTCGAAACCGAGTACAGCGATTATTCTGATTACTCCTTTTCCGAGCCGCATTCAGGTAACGAAACCTGTAAACAGGACAACTCTGAACATGATTCATTCCACGAAAATTACAGTAGCGAAGAGACAGTCacagtgaaatttcacataAATTACGAGAATAAAACAGACGAACTGTTCACTAAAGCTTTCAATAGGAATGCGACAGTGATGACGATTAAATCTGAACTAAAATCTCTTCTGCAAATACCACAACATCACATTATATCGATTCAAAAAGACGATCGAGAATTGAACGATGACATTTCATTGGCCAAATTAGGCGTGCCAATTTTGGGGTCTGTTGAATTACACGTCAGGTTGACTCGAGTATCGTCGTGTAAATTAGATCGAGATTTGATCTACGGGCATATGCCTACTCTGGACGTGATAACCGTACGTGTTCAACAGAATAAGAATTTTGTGAAACATTTGGTGGTTGAAATCGAAGACGAAAGGTGTGAAAAACCATGGCTAGGAGGGTATCGTCATCGTATCACTCGTGTAGAATATCATCACGCTCAGACACAGACCTATTCGCTGAAACCTCGAGACGCCGACAGTAATTACGTGTCACGATTTACTCAAGCCGTATCTACGAAGACCCAGCAGACCAATACTTTGATTGACAAAGGTGTTCAAATTACTCCTCAAATGTTTTCCATTCCATCCCAAACTGATCGTATCATTACTGCTGATTCGAGCCAGCGCCCTGCATCGTCACAGACTGAACCAGAATACACGTCTCAACTTTACCTTGATAAAGAATCAGAACAAGACGACGAACAGGAACATTCTGAAACCGGTGAAAATACAACGACTTCCGTAGAAATAAATCCTCTTCGGATGCTGAGACCTTTACGAGACGAAATCGAGAAATGGAACGCGACTCAAAACGCCCTATTGAATAATTCGCCGAAAGATCGCGAAACTGCAACACAAAGAACACAAATTATAAATCAAactgttaaatttttaaatcgtcttaatcaatttaaaacaaaacttttccaAGCGCAGTCTTCCGGCCAAAATCTTCTCTTTGACAAGTATACCAAATCTAACACATTCACAAGTACAACTGGTTCCAAGATATCCATCCAAACGGTATTCAATCAACAGGCCAAAACCTTGAAAGATCTCTACATGAAATACAACAATGACACGATTAAAGGAGTTGATAAAATTCGTGTAATTCAAGACCTGATCAATTTCTTCAAAGGTACACTAtccaaaagtaaattttcctCTGAAATTGTTATGTTACTAGAAGAACAAATCGATTTACTGAGTCGAGGACTCGATACAACGAACTCATTGCAATGTCGTGTCCATCAACGTATTGGCCACTTTTTACAATACGGTGGATCTGATCCAAATGACGATTACGAagacagtaattttcaaattcgctaCCAACTCCATCAAGGAACAAATGCTCTTTCGACACATAATCTAGACGTGTATTGGCATTTATTGAGTCATCTTCGTAATGAcgagattcaaatttttaaatgctttacgtcagtttgttttaaaatgcgACCCGTAGAATTTGCCTACCTAGTTCACAAAATATGGCAAGATACGCCAATCACTCAAAATGATAATAATTCATCGCAAACCGACCAATGGATCATGACTAGATGGAATGTACGAGAAGAGTGGACTCCGTGGAATTGCGTTTTACTTACCAAACCTTACTTTACTTCGCATTTGAAGGCTGATAATGTAGAATGTTATTACGATGCCAGTGTTTTATCTAGCGTTAAGAATAACCACCTTAAAtctaaaatgtattttcaaaaattaataaaaatgcaaatCGTTTGA